One window from the genome of Haemorhous mexicanus isolate bHaeMex1 chromosome 22, bHaeMex1.pri, whole genome shotgun sequence encodes:
- the DUSP14 gene encoding dual specificity protein phosphatase 14 → MTSRSHNSLPRTLMAPRMLSEGALGGIAQITPSLYLSRGSVASNRHLLLSRGITCIINATIEIPNFNWPQFEYVKVPLADMPNAPISLYFDSVADKIQSVARKHGAALVHCAAGVSRSATLCIAFLMKYHKVSLFEAYSWVKARRPVIRPNVGFWRQLIDYERKLFGKTTVKMVQTPYGIIPDVYERERRPLMPYWGI, encoded by the coding sequence ATGACCTCCAGAAGCCACAACTCCCTGCCGAGAACCCTGATGGCTCCGCGCATGCTCTCGGAAGGCGCCCTGGGGGGCATCGCCCAGATCACGCCCTCGCTGTACCTGAGCCGGGGCAGCGTGGCCTCCAACCGGCACCTGCTGCTGTCCCGGGGCATCACCTGCATCATCAACGCCACCATCGAGATCCCCAACTTCAACTGGCCCCAGTTTGAGTACGTCAAAGTGCCTTTGGCCGACATGCCCAACGCGCCCATCTCGCTGTACTTCGACAGCGTGGCCGACAAGATCCAGAGCGTGGCGCGGAAGCACGGGGCCGCGCTGGTGCACTGCGCCGCCGGCGTCAGCAGGTCGGCCACGCTCTGCATCGCCTTCCTCATGAAGTACCACAAGGTCTCCCTCTTCGAGGCCTACAGCTGGGTGAAGGCGCGGCGCCCCGTGATCCGGCCCAACGTGGGCTTCTGGAGGCAGCTGATAGACTACGAGAGGAAGCTCTTTGGGAAGACCACGGTTAAAATGGTACAGACGCCCTACGGCATCATCCCGGACGTTTACGAGAGAGAGAGGAGACCCCTGATGCCTTACTGGGGAATTTAA